The Sesamum indicum cultivar Zhongzhi No. 13 linkage group LG2, S_indicum_v1.0, whole genome shotgun sequence genome contains a region encoding:
- the LOC105156452 gene encoding topoisomerase 1-associated factor 1-like: MDSSKILEGTGECSSTESGWTTYIASPVDEHDHTDYDDDDDDDNGSLGEKAYKKVAQEDVDNVDSDDSMASDASSGPSDQGHLLGRSCGFGHAGNRAESKYVGKKHNQQEEKKKHHEQIKAEKDKSGNRANSAGRSKKT, from the coding sequence ATGGATTCTTCTAAGATCCTTGAGGGTACCGGAGAATGTAGCAGCACCGAATCCGGGTGGACGACGTATATAGCTTCACCGGTCGACGAACATGATCATACTGACTATGATGACGACGATGACGATGACAATGGCAGCTTAGGCGAAAAAGCCTACAAGAAAGTTGCCCAGGAAGACGTTGACAACGTCGATAGCGATGACTCAATGGCTTCTGATGCATCATCTGGTCCGAGTGATCAAGGGCATTTATTAGGCAGAAGTTGTGGTTTCGGCCATGCAGGGAACAGAGCTGAAAGTAAGTATGTTGGCAAGAAACATAACCaacaagaagagaagaaaaaacatcATGAGCAGATAAAGGCAGAAAAAGACAAGTCCGGGAACAGGGCAAACAGTGCTGGAAGGTCCAAGAAAACATGA
- the LOC110011590 gene encoding uncharacterized protein LOC110011590: MCLLLMLVELKRSCSVKQVYLYSNRRVRGFSRETSCVAWKLFKISQNTCVRTVNLEIRQHPAKIRSFFLEPHILLNNFIVALQNVVQPVDEIMVLRPKTKKLGPELVQVPLLPHPRPPCGFPVGNHSPLLSLVDDAHLMLLGFVGG; the protein is encoded by the exons ATGTGTTTGCTTCTTATG TTGGTAGAACTAAAACGGTCATGCTCAGTTAAGCAGGTTTATCTATATAGTAACAGACGGGTCCGAGGATTCAGCCGGGAGACGAGCTGTGTCGCCTGGAAGCTGTTCAAGATCTCTCAAAATACTTGTGTAAGAACTGTTAACTTGGAGATCCGTCAGCATCCGGCGAAGATCAGAAGCTTCTTCCTTGAGCCGCACATTCTCCTGAACAACTTTATCGTGGCTCTCCAAAACGTGGTTCAACCTGTCGATGAGATTATGGTTCTCCGTCCTAAGACGAAGAAGCTGGGACCAGAGCTCGTCCAGGTGCCTCTGCTTCCGCATCCTCGACCGCCGTGCGGATTCCCTGTTGGAAATCATTCGCCTCTGCTTTCGCTCGTCGATGATGCTCACCTGATGCTCCTCGGCTTCGTCGGAGGTTGA